The following proteins come from a genomic window of Eulemur rufifrons isolate Redbay chromosome 24, OSU_ERuf_1, whole genome shotgun sequence:
- the PINLYP gene encoding phospholipase A2 inhibitor and Ly6/PLAUR domain-containing protein, giving the protein MSSSTRPRTFLLAFMMLCTLLGLGSPLSCEVCKGSGPTCSGKLKTCDTGKDACVVLVGESSTKGQHSVNTYKACMKFSDCYSGFVSTTMSPKDYMVSNAHCCQSDGCNRGSVPAPQNNRTENGLLCPACIAPFQETCPGTQAARCVGRETRCIYFAGNVQAGIFNTKFATRGCATESACHTKVGAEVPSASYLYFLRRADCLPAPQPPGRAE; this is encoded by the exons ATGAGTTCCTCTACAAGACCAAGGACCTTTCTGCTGGCTTTCATGATGCTCTGCACCCTCCTGGGTCTCG GGTCCCCACTAAGCTGTGAGGTGTGTAAGGGCTCCGGGCCCACGTGCAGCGGAAAACTGAAGACGTGCGACACTGGCAAGGACGCGTGCGTGGTCCTGGTGGGGGAGTCCAGCACAA agggCCAACACTCGGTCAACACCTACAAGGCCTGTATGAAGTTCAGTGACTGCTACTCCGGTTTTGTGTCCACCACCATGAGCCCCAAGGACTACATGGTGTCCAATGCGCACTGCTGCCAGAGTGACGGCTGCAACCGTGGCTCCGTTCCTG CTCCCCAGAACAATCGTACTGAGAACGGCCTGCTGTGCCCCGCCTGCATTGCACCCTTCCAGGAGACATGCCCAGGGACCCAGGCAGCCCGCTGTGTCGGCCGGGAAACCCGCTGCATCTACTTCGCTGGCAATGTGCAGGCTG GTATCTTCAACACCAAATTCGCCACTCGGGGCTGTGCTACAGAGAGTGCCTGCCACACCAAGGTTGGGGCGGAGGTGCCCTCAGCCTCCTATCTCTACTTCCTCCGCCGAGCAGACTGCCtaccagccccccagccccctggcAGGGCTGAATGA